One window from the genome of Microbacterium sulfonylureivorans encodes:
- a CDS encoding isoprenyl transferase, protein MTPKPFTHRDAVPYRPVDWTGIHPPAFPAGSVPAHVAIVMDGNGRWANRQGLTRVEGHKAGEAALLDVVAGAIQAGVKHLSVYAFSTENWSRSPDEVRFLMGFNRDVLHRRRDQLNEWGVRVRWAGRKPRLWGSVIKELQYAERLTAGNDTLTLTMCVNYGGRVELVDAMRSIGDDIAAGRLRPSAVTEKLIQKRLYQPDMPDVDLFVRSSGEQRTSNFLLWESAYAEFVFLDTLWPDFSRTDLWRAIGLYLDRDRRFGGAVDTPDALAP, encoded by the coding sequence ATGACGCCGAAGCCGTTCACCCATCGCGACGCCGTGCCCTATCGCCCGGTCGACTGGACCGGGATCCATCCGCCGGCGTTTCCTGCAGGGTCGGTGCCTGCGCACGTCGCGATCGTCATGGACGGCAACGGCCGCTGGGCCAATCGGCAGGGGCTCACCCGCGTCGAGGGGCACAAAGCCGGCGAGGCCGCGCTGCTCGACGTGGTCGCCGGGGCGATCCAGGCCGGCGTGAAGCACCTGTCGGTCTATGCGTTCTCCACCGAGAACTGGTCGCGCTCTCCCGACGAGGTGCGCTTCCTCATGGGGTTCAACCGCGACGTGCTGCACCGGCGTCGCGACCAGCTCAACGAGTGGGGCGTGCGTGTTCGCTGGGCGGGCCGCAAGCCGAGACTGTGGGGGAGCGTCATCAAGGAGCTCCAGTACGCCGAGCGTCTGACGGCCGGCAACGACACGCTCACCCTCACGATGTGCGTCAACTACGGCGGACGGGTGGAGCTGGTCGACGCGATGCGATCGATCGGCGACGACATCGCCGCAGGACGACTGCGGCCTTCGGCGGTGACCGAGAAGCTCATCCAGAAGCGGCTCTACCAGCCGGACATGCCCGACGTCGACCTGTTCGTCCGCTCGAGCGGCGAGCAGCGCACGTCGAACTTCCTCCTGTGGGAGTCCGCATACGCGGAGTTCGTCTTCCTCGACACGCTGTGGCCCGACTTCTCACGCACAGACCTGTGGCGGGCCATCGGGCTCTACCTCGACCGTGACCGCCGCTTCGGCGGCGCGGTGGACACCCCCGACGCGCTCGCACCGTAG
- a CDS encoding DsbA family oxidoreductase yields MTDAIKIDVWSDIACPWCYIGKRNLEKGLAAASADDDAPAVEVVFHSFELSPDTPVDFDGGEADYLATHKGVSSAQAQQMLERVTGVAADAGLEYRFDLLKHTNTVKAHELLHYAKEQGRQHELAERLMSAYFTEGRHLGQEDELVSLAADAGLDADAAREALRTGRYLDAVRADQAQASAYGINGVPFFVIDGKYGVSGAQPAEAFADIVRQVWAEHREDAPVGA; encoded by the coding sequence ATGACGGACGCCATCAAGATCGACGTATGGAGCGACATCGCCTGCCCGTGGTGCTACATCGGCAAGCGGAATCTCGAGAAGGGGCTGGCTGCGGCATCCGCTGACGACGACGCCCCTGCCGTAGAGGTCGTGTTCCACTCGTTCGAGCTCTCGCCCGATACGCCCGTCGACTTCGACGGCGGCGAGGCGGACTATCTGGCGACCCACAAGGGAGTCTCGTCCGCACAGGCGCAGCAGATGCTCGAGCGCGTGACCGGCGTCGCCGCCGATGCGGGGCTGGAGTACCGATTCGACCTGCTCAAGCACACCAACACCGTCAAGGCGCACGAGCTCCTCCATTACGCGAAGGAGCAGGGTCGCCAGCACGAGCTCGCCGAGCGGCTCATGTCGGCGTACTTCACCGAGGGGCGCCACCTGGGTCAGGAGGACGAGCTCGTCTCCCTCGCCGCCGACGCCGGCCTCGACGCCGACGCCGCCCGCGAAGCCCTTCGGACCGGCCGCTACCTCGACGCGGTGCGCGCCGATCAGGCGCAGGCCTCCGCCTACGGCATCAACGGCGTCCCGTTCTTCGTGATCGACGGCAAGTACGGCGTCTCCGGCGCCCAGCCCGCGGAGGCGTTCGCCGACATCGTCCGGCAGGTGTGGGCCGAGCACCGCGAGGACGCCCCGGTGGGCGCCTGA
- a CDS encoding glutathione peroxidase, which produces MTEATATDLRSIPFQTADGGTATLADYSDQVVLVVNVASKCGLTPQYEQLEQLQRAYADRGFTVLGFPCNQFMGQEPGSIDEILEYCSMTWGVSFPVFDKVKVNGGKAAPLYKALKEADDVEGKGGRIQWNFEKFVLTPTGEVHRFRPNTKPDDPAIVEVIEENLPR; this is translated from the coding sequence ATGACCGAGGCTACCGCGACCGACCTTCGCAGCATCCCCTTCCAGACAGCCGACGGCGGTACCGCGACGCTCGCCGACTACAGCGATCAAGTGGTCCTCGTCGTCAACGTCGCATCCAAGTGCGGCCTCACTCCGCAGTACGAACAGCTCGAGCAGCTTCAGCGCGCGTACGCCGACCGGGGCTTCACGGTTCTCGGGTTCCCGTGCAACCAGTTCATGGGCCAGGAGCCCGGATCCATCGACGAGATCCTCGAGTACTGCTCGATGACGTGGGGCGTCTCGTTCCCCGTGTTCGACAAGGTGAAGGTCAACGGCGGCAAGGCGGCTCCCCTCTACAAGGCGCTCAAGGAGGCGGACGACGTCGAGGGCAAGGGCGGCCGCATCCAGTGGAACTTCGAGAAGTTCGTGCTCACGCCCACCGGCGAGGTGCACCGCTTCCGCCCGAACACCAAGCCCGACGACCCGGCGATCGTCGAGGTCATCGAGGAGAATCTCCCCCGCTGA
- the dusB gene encoding tRNA dihydrouridine synthase DusB: MDDVTTALAPSRALRIGPIELDAPVVLAPMAGITNTAFRRLCREYGAGLYVSEMITSRALVERNATTMRLITHHESEKPRSIQLYGVDPATVEGAVRVLVEEDRADHIDLNFGCPVPKVTRKGGGAALPWKIELFREIVTRAAGAAGDIPLTIKMRKGIDTDHLTYLDAGRIAEDAGVAAVALHARTAAEFYSGQADWSAIAKLKEVVTSVPVLGNGDIWSAEDALRMMTETGCDGVVVGRGCLGRPWLFGDLARALGGPGAASGAPVDATLAFVAQAFRRHAELLVEFFEDEGRGCRDIRKHVAWYFKGYPVGGDTRAKLATVSSIAEIDELLATLELDAPYPGAAAEGQRGRAGTPKRPALPDGWLDSRDLGAEASCALAEAELDHSGG, translated from the coding sequence ATGGACGACGTGACCACTGCCCTCGCACCCTCGCGCGCGCTGCGCATCGGGCCCATCGAACTCGATGCGCCCGTTGTCCTCGCGCCCATGGCGGGGATCACCAACACGGCCTTCCGTCGCCTCTGCCGCGAGTACGGCGCCGGTCTCTACGTGAGCGAGATGATCACGTCTCGCGCCCTCGTCGAGCGCAACGCGACGACGATGCGCCTCATCACGCACCACGAGTCCGAGAAGCCCCGTTCGATCCAGCTGTACGGCGTCGACCCTGCGACCGTGGAGGGGGCCGTCCGCGTCCTCGTCGAGGAGGACCGCGCCGATCACATCGATCTGAACTTCGGATGCCCCGTCCCCAAGGTCACGCGCAAGGGCGGCGGTGCCGCACTGCCCTGGAAGATCGAGCTCTTCCGCGAGATCGTCACACGCGCCGCCGGGGCCGCCGGAGACATCCCGCTCACCATCAAGATGCGCAAGGGCATCGACACCGACCACCTCACGTACCTCGACGCCGGTCGCATCGCCGAGGACGCCGGCGTCGCCGCGGTCGCCCTTCACGCGCGTACGGCGGCGGAGTTCTACTCCGGCCAGGCCGATTGGTCCGCGATCGCGAAGCTCAAGGAGGTCGTCACGAGCGTTCCCGTCCTCGGCAACGGCGACATCTGGTCCGCGGAGGACGCGCTTCGGATGATGACGGAGACGGGCTGCGACGGTGTGGTGGTAGGCCGCGGATGCCTTGGCCGCCCGTGGCTGTTCGGCGACCTCGCCCGTGCACTCGGCGGGCCGGGCGCGGCATCGGGTGCACCCGTCGACGCGACCCTCGCGTTCGTCGCCCAGGCGTTCCGCCGCCACGCCGAGCTGCTCGTGGAGTTCTTCGAAGACGAGGGCCGCGGCTGCCGCGACATCCGCAAGCACGTCGCCTGGTACTTCAAGGGCTACCCGGTCGGCGGCGACACCCGTGCGAAGCTGGCCACCGTGTCGAGCATCGCCGAGATCGACGAGCTCCTCGCCACGCTCGAGCTCGATGCGCCGTACCCCGGCGCCGCAGCCGAGGGTCAGCGGGGGCGCGCGGGAACCCCGAAGCGCCCCGCCCTGCCTGACGGCTGGCTCGATTCACGCGATCTCGGAGCCGAGGCATCCTGCGCCCTCGCCGAAGCGGAACTCGACCACAGTGGCGGCTGA
- a CDS encoding deoxyguanosinetriphosphate triphosphohydrolase produces MAADGAVAVGFASERPSGYDDADAARFHAERHRSQRDDFARDRARVLHSAALRRLAAKTQVLSPASPADFARNRLTHSLEVAQVGRELATALRLAPDVVDTACLSHDLGHPPFGHNGERAMNEWAEDIGGFEGNAQTLRIISRLEPKVVDDDGRSYGLNLTRASLDATCKYPWTADHPLPDPGGRLKYGVYPDDEAVFRWMREGAPGRVRCIEAEVMDLSDDIAYSVHDFEDAVVNGYLDPARLADVSEHAALLTAIQSWVGFDFARDELEDALYRLMRMPEWIASFDGTRASLARLKNLTSDLIGRFARAATTATREAYGMSALTRYRAHVVVPRVVEAEMAVLKGIIGAVVVSIEGRKDLYKEQRRVLKRLATALWESPHELDALHAEDFAAAGASAAQRRVIVDQVASLTDQAAISWHRRLVGDLDPASLGVWSPGARSPEGR; encoded by the coding sequence GTGGCGGCTGACGGCGCCGTCGCGGTGGGATTCGCGTCGGAGCGGCCGTCGGGCTATGACGACGCGGATGCCGCGCGCTTCCACGCGGAGCGGCACCGCTCGCAGCGCGACGACTTCGCCCGCGATCGCGCCCGGGTCCTGCACTCCGCAGCGCTGCGTCGCCTGGCGGCCAAGACGCAGGTGCTGAGCCCTGCGAGTCCGGCGGACTTCGCCCGCAACAGGCTCACGCACTCGCTCGAAGTCGCACAGGTGGGCCGTGAACTCGCCACCGCGCTGCGCCTCGCGCCCGACGTGGTCGACACGGCGTGCCTCAGCCACGACCTCGGACACCCGCCGTTCGGGCACAACGGCGAGCGGGCGATGAACGAATGGGCCGAAGACATCGGCGGGTTCGAGGGCAACGCGCAGACCCTTCGCATCATCAGCCGCCTCGAGCCCAAAGTCGTCGACGACGACGGCCGCAGCTACGGGCTGAACCTCACCCGCGCCAGTCTTGACGCGACCTGCAAGTACCCCTGGACGGCGGATCATCCGCTTCCCGACCCGGGCGGCCGCCTGAAGTACGGCGTCTATCCGGACGACGAAGCGGTGTTCCGCTGGATGCGCGAGGGCGCCCCCGGACGCGTCCGCTGCATCGAGGCGGAGGTCATGGACCTCTCCGACGACATCGCCTATTCGGTGCACGACTTCGAGGACGCCGTCGTCAACGGCTACCTCGATCCGGCGCGCCTCGCCGACGTCTCCGAGCATGCCGCGCTGCTGACCGCCATCCAGTCGTGGGTCGGCTTCGACTTCGCGCGCGACGAGCTCGAGGATGCCCTCTACCGCCTCATGCGGATGCCGGAATGGATCGCCTCGTTCGACGGAACCCGCGCGTCGCTCGCCCGGCTGAAGAACCTCACCTCCGACCTCATCGGCCGGTTCGCGCGCGCCGCGACCACGGCCACCCGAGAGGCGTACGGGATGTCGGCGCTCACCCGGTATCGTGCGCACGTGGTCGTTCCGCGAGTCGTCGAAGCCGAGATGGCGGTGCTGAAGGGGATCATCGGCGCGGTCGTGGTGTCGATCGAAGGCCGCAAAGACCTCTACAAGGAGCAGCGACGCGTGCTGAAGCGGCTCGCGACGGCGCTGTGGGAGAGCCCCCACGAGCTGGACGCGCTCCACGCCGAGGACTTCGCCGCCGCAGGCGCGTCCGCCGCGCAGCGACGGGTCATCGTCGACCAGGTCGCTAGTCTCACCGACCAGGCCGCGATCTCGTGGCACCGTCGCCTCGTCGGAGATCTGGATCCGGCATCCCTCGGTGTGTGGTCGCCGGGCGCGCGCTCGCCCGAGGGCCGCTGA